Proteins encoded by one window of Bos javanicus breed banteng chromosome 22, ARS-OSU_banteng_1.0, whole genome shotgun sequence:
- the LRRC2 gene encoding leucine-rich repeat-containing protein 2: MGHKVVVFDISVVRALWETRVKKHKAWQKKEAERLEKSALEKIKEEWNFVAECRRKGIPQAEYCKNGFVDTSVRLLERIERRSLAAQSALSKERDKRSSEFVFELSGDHWKEFPDSLKEQTHLKEWHISNTLIQIIPKYIELFQAMRILDLPKNQISRLPAEIGCLKNLKELNVSFNHLKSIPPELGDCENLEKLDCSGNLELTELPFELSNLKQVSFVDISANKFASVPICVLRMSNLKWLDISNNNLSDLPQDIDRLEGLQTFLLYKNKLTYLPYALLNLKKLTLLVVSGDHLVELPTALCDSSTPLKFVSLKDNPLENTQCQDGDEMMESERDRQHFDKEFMKAYIEDLKERESVPSYTTKVSFSLQL, translated from the exons ATGGGACATAAAGTGGTCGTATTTGACATTTCCGTCGTCAGAGCCTTGTGGGAAACTCGTGTCAAGAAGCACAAAGCCTGGcagaagaaggaggcagaaaggcTTGAGAAAAGCGCTTTGGAAAA GATAAAGGAGGAGTGGAACTTCGTGGCCGAGTGCAGGAGGAAAGGCATTCCCCAGGCCGAGTACTGCAAGAACGGCTTCGTAGACACCAGCGTGAGGCTGCTGGAACGGATCGAAAGGCGCTCTCTCGCCGCTCAGAGCGCGCTTTCCAAGGAAAGAGACAAACGGAGCAGTGAGTTTGTGTTTGAACTTTCCGGAGATCACTGGAAG GAGTTCCCAGATTCTTTGAAGGAGCAGACGCATCTGAAAGAATGGCACATCAGCAATACTCTGATTCAGATCATTCCTAAGTATATCGAACTGTTTCAAGCCATGAGGATTCTGGATCTGCCAAAAAACCAGATCTCCCGTCTTCCAGCTGAAATTG GTTGTTTGAAGAACCTCAAGGAACTCAACGTGAGTTTCAACCATCTGAAGAGCAttcctccagaactgggagactgTGAAAATCTAGAGAAACTGGATTGTTCTGGAAATCTAGAATTAACCGAGCTCCCTTTTGAa TTAAGTAATTTGAAGCAAGTTTCATTCGTAGATATCTCAGCAAACAAGTTTGCCAGCGTCCCGATCTGCGTCCTGCGGATGTCTAATTTGAAGTGGTTGGATATCAGCAACAATAACCTGAGTGACCTGCCACAAGACATAGACAG GCTAGAAGGACTGCAGACCTTTCTCCTGTACAAGAACAAGCTCACCTACCTTCCTTATGCCTTGCTTAACCTTAAGAAGCTCACCTTGTTAGTCGTCAGCGGGGACCACTTGGTGGAGCTCCCAACAGCCCTCTGTGACTCCTCCACTCCTTTAAA ATTTGTAAGTCTTAAGGACAATCCTCTTGAGAATACCCAGTGTCAAGATGGTGATGAAATGATGGAGAGTGAACGAGATCGCCAACATTTTGATAAAGAATTTATGAAAGCCTATATTGAAGATCTTAAAGAAAGAG aaTCTGTTCCCAGCTATACCACCAAAGTATCTTTCAGCCTTCAGCTTTGA